From the genome of Desulfovibrio aminophilus:
GCGTCGTACTCCCCGGACACGCTCACGCAGCCGAACAGGGTGCGGTAGCGCGGATTGCGGGCGATCCAGGCGGCCAGGCCCTTCCACATGAGCAGGAGCGGCTGGTAGCTCTTCTGCCGCCAGGGGACCACGAAGGAACGGCCCAGCTCCAGGGCCGGGGAGAGGCGCTCCAGAAGGCCGGGCCGGTAGTTGAAGAGCGTGCTCGTGTAGAGCCCGTCCACGCCGTGGCGGGCCAAGATGGCGTCGGTGCGGCCGAAGCGGTAGGCCCCGGCCACCTCGGAGGCCTGGCGGTTCCAGAGCAGGAGATGGGTGTAGGAATTATCGAAGCGGTCCAGGTCCGAAGCCCGGCCCGTGCCCTCGCCCACGCCCCGGAAGGTCAGCTCCCGCAGCCGTCCGATCTCGGCCAGCACGGCGGGAATCTCCCGGGCCTCGGCGGCCAGGACCTGGAACTCCCCGGATTCGGCCAGCAGGGCCGAGGCGGGCAGGACCTCCACCTCGCGGCGCAGGTCCGCCGGATTTACGGCCCGGGCCAGGGGTTTGAGCCCGGCGGCGCGGCCCGCGCGTTCCTCGTGTTTCCCGCCCCGGCGCTTGAGCAGATAGGTGCGGAAGCGCAGGTAGTCGATCATCTCGCGGTTGGTGGCGAAGCCCTCCAACTTGTCGAAGGGCAGGACCCGGCCCACGGCGGCCTCCACCTCGCCCTTGCGCAGCTTGACCGTCTCGCGCGGGAGCATGGCCGTGCGCAGGCGCGGGTGCACCAGACCGGCGGCCTGAAAAAGGTTGCTGTTGCGCCCCCGGAAGAAGACCGGCAGCACCGGGGCCTTGGTGCTGCGCACGATCCCGGCCACGCCGGGGTGCCAGTCCGGGTCGGCCACCAGGAACTTGGTCAGCTTGAGGCTGGCCACCTCCCCGGCCGGGAACACGGCCAGCACGTGGCCGTCGCGCACCCAGCGAATGGCCTGCTTGAGCCCGGCCAGACTGCGGCCCGCGGCCCCGGGCGCGCCGAAGGGGTCCACACCGATGAGCTGGTCGCGCATTTCCGGCACCAGCCCGAGCAGGAAGTTGGCCATGACCTTCACGTCCGGCCGCACCGAGCCCAGCAACTCCAGCAGGGCCAGGCCCTCGACCACGCCGTAGGGGTGGTTGGCCACCACGATGAGCGGGCCCTCGGCCGGGACGCGGGCCAGGTCAGCCGGATCCACGCGCCGGACCACGCCCAGGGTGTCCAGGGCCCGGCTCACGAAGCGCGGGTCGTCCTCGGCGGAACAGGCCGGATTCACGGCCACGGAATAGAGCCGGTTCAGGGTCTTCAGGCGGAGCATGCGCGAGACGGGGCGCTTGA
Proteins encoded in this window:
- a CDS encoding lysophospholipid acyltransferase family protein, translating into MEENRTDRLFELPALFHDPVRRALFSFVKRPVSRMLRLKTLNRLYSVAVNPACSAEDDPRFVSRALDTLGVVRRVDPADLARVPAEGPLIVVANHPYGVVEGLALLELLGSVRPDVKVMANFLLGLVPEMRDQLIGVDPFGAPGAAGRSLAGLKQAIRWVRDGHVLAVFPAGEVASLKLTKFLVADPDWHPGVAGIVRSTKAPVLPVFFRGRNSNLFQAAGLVHPRLRTAMLPRETVKLRKGEVEAAVGRVLPFDKLEGFATNREMIDYLRFRTYLLKRRGGKHEERAGRAAGLKPLARAVNPADLRREVEVLPASALLAESGEFQVLAAEAREIPAVLAEIGRLRELTFRGVGEGTGRASDLDRFDNSYTHLLLWNRQASEVAGAYRFGRTDAILARHGVDGLYTSTLFNYRPGLLERLSPALELGRSFVVPWRQKSYQPLLLMWKGLAAWIARNPRYRTLFGCVSVSGEYDAVSRELIVEFLSRHALLPGLSALVRPRRPPLLKAVRRLGGSFPETAFRDLEDISALVEDVEGGRGIPVLLRQYLKLGGKLLGFNEDPDFGDCMDGLIMVDLLDTDPRVLTRFMGAEEARAFLAFHRDGGLTPRAAA